The Phosphitispora fastidiosa region TCAGTCCTGGCTTCGTACCATAACTTCTCCGGAACAGCCGGCCATAGTTGAGCATCAAAACTTCTTTGGTTACCCGGAGCAATATTTAAGCCTATCAGGGCTGCCTCGACAGGAAGGGTTCCCGAGCCGCACAATGGGTCCATAAAAATCCTGTCGTCAAACCACCTGGCCAGGTTAATCATCCCTGCTGCCAGGGTCTCCTTCAGCGGAGCCTCGGAACTCAACTTCCGGTATCCCCTTTTGTGAAGCCCTGCTCCGCTGGTATCCACAGTCAGTGTGGCCACATCCTTCAAAAGGGCCACTTCTATGGAATAACGGGGGCCGTCCTCATCAAACCAATCCCGGCGGTACTTTTCTTTCATCTTTTCGACAACCGCTTTTTTCACAATTGCCTGGCAGTCAGGAACACTGTGCAGTTTGGATTTTATTGATTTCCCGTTAACCGGGAAATTAGCATTCACCGGCAGCCACTCAGGCCATGGCAGAGCCTTAGTCTGCTGAAACAGTTCTTCAAAAGTAGCTGCCTCAAAAGACCCCATTTTCAACAGAACCCTGTCAGCGCTTCTAAGCCAAAGATTAGCCCTGCAGATAGCAGCTTCATCTGCAGTAAAAGTAACCCGGCCATCTTCTACAGTGACCTCCGGATAACCCAGATTCCTGACTTCGCGGGCAACCACTGCCTCTAAGCCAAAGGTAGCGGTCGCTATAAGTTCGATTTTGGACATAAGCCGATCTCCTATCATTAGTCTAATAATATCAAACCAGTGCTGCAGCTTTTAGCCATATTCCAATAAGAAGTATCAGCAGCGGCTGATGTGCCAGATAAACCGATAGTGTATGCCTCCCCAGGAAGGCAATAAAATCCAGCCTGGCTTGCATTGCAGAGAGCAACGTTGGCCTAACACATGAAATCCGGACCCCTGCCGCGCTCTTTCCGGCATCTGGATAAATTAACTTCTGTACACAGACTCCATAAAAAAATACACCCAGCCATGGAAACATAGGATAGTAATCCGCGGATACCCATTGACTGTCAGTAAGGTTAAATAAAAAAAGATAATTATTTCCCACAGCAGTAGAATCGAAATAAATTCCCAGGGCTATAATTACAGTACCGACCACTGCAAGTATGTATTTGTCGAGGTTTTTGAAAAGCGGATATATCAGCACACTTGTCCCCAGCAAATGTAAAATCCCGTACTTTATCCCATAAGCAGGGTTATACAGATGTGTTATCAGGGTAATCAGCATGCCCACCCCAAGGAACATAACGGCCCTTTTAAAATTATTTCTGCTGAATGCCGAACTTATAGCTGAAATCATTATAAATAATATACCCGCCGTTTTGCCTATATAGAAATATACCCCGGTGTTATAATGCACAGGATATCCGTAAAACTCATTTAAGTCGTAAAGCAGGTGGAAGAGCACCATCAGGATCAGGGCGATGCCCCGCAGAAAGTCTAATTCCCAGACCCTGCCTGAGGTATTATTATTCTTCACCAAAAGTTACAGCCACTATCCGCAAAGAATTCCAGGCAGTCCTGTTATTATAAAATAATTCCCATTCCTGCTGGTTAAGCAAACCTGATGAAAACAGGCTGCTGCGGTAAACTGCGTCATCCTCTGCCGGGGAAACCAGAGGAATTATCCGGCCAAGGTTTTCTTCAGGAACTTTCAGGGCAGCGCCGGAATAATAGTAGCTGCCTGAAGGGAGTTTGTAAGCCCCCCAGTACTCGGGGTCATCAGACAAGCTGATAATATCTATATCGCCATTTTCAAAAAAGATAAGTTTGATGGGTTCAGGTTTTCCTGTCTCCCCGTCAGCAGGACTGACCACCCAAAATCTGCACAGCTCCATTTAGCATTCTCCTTTACCGATATCCCTACTATTTTACCATGGTTTGCTGTTTTTGATAAGCTTTCTGCAGAAAACAAAAACAAAAGAGGCCGCTTACGGCCCCTTTTAATTAACCCTCCCGTTCAAACGGGAATCCCCCAAAATTGTCTTCATACCAGCTTTTATATTTCCTTTTCACCCTCTGCCAGGCATTATCGACACCCTTTTCAGGAATGTTAAGCTTTCTGCTTATATCGCGATAAATGGAGATCCTGCCTCTCCGATCTTTGTCTATATCTTTGGAATTCTTGCGATTCAGCATTTCTACAACAATCCTGTACTCCGTTTCCGACAACTCATTATGTATAAATTTGGAAAACTCGCACTTAAAAACAGAATCATCGTAATTTCTTAATGGATCTTCTTCAACTCCAATCCTGTTATAGAGCTGCTCATCATTTTCATCACCAATAATAGCATCCAGTGAACAACTCCTAAAGCAAGGCAAGTTCGTACAGCTAAAAGAATGCCTTACCGCGGACTGCAGCCTTCTTTTCACCACCATCCCCATAAAAGGCCTGAATAGCCCCCTGCCGGGGTCAAAATGTTGAGCTGCTTCCCAAAGCGCGATTCTTGCTATCTGGAGCACATCTCCTGATTCATTGCCCTGAATAAAAAATTTCCTGGTAATATTGTTAATAAGGGCATCGTACCTGAGAAGTAGTGCCTCAAAGGCTCTGTCATCACCGGCCTTTGCTAATAAGACCAGTTCCTCGTCAGACAGATCAATTCCAAGGAACTGCATTCTTACCACCTCTCATTAATATCAAATTGTCCCTGCGGTAACAGTGTTACGTTTTTTTGCGGCAACAATGTTCTACGGTAACAGTGTTCCTGCCGTCCCCCCAAGTCAGCAACTAATTTATTGTCAATCAGGTTGATAAACAGGCACAATTCTTTAGCATATCTTTTCTGCCTGTTCCCGTACATTTCGCCGTTTTCCCGGCGCTTAAATTAGCACCTCCCAACACTAATTTTTTAAGATATGTGTTAATTGTAAATCTATTCTAAATATTCTTTAAATTATATTTCTCTATATTATTCAAAATCCCTTCTTGTTTGAACCTTTTTTCACTATTTTCTTCAAAAATTTTTTACCCCGTTTTGTTCGGGGTATCGGAATACAAACCTTTGATAATCTTCTCCACTGACTTTGGCATTGTTCCTAATTTCAGTATATGCTCTTTGAGAAAAGAATTTTCCATTATAGCCTTCATTGACTGGATGGCATATTTTCTTTTGAAATCGTTTTTCAGGTTCACCCATTCGGGTATTTTGGCCATATAAAATTTACGGTAACAGTTCAGAACCGCAGTAAACAGTTCATCACCGGTCATGGCTTCAGGCTTGATTACCGGTTCGACCAGATTGTACTTGGAGTAGTCCTTTTCAAAGACGAAGGGGGCCAGTTCAGGGTACATATCCGCATAGGGCCATGGCGCCAGCAGCAGAAAATGAGCAAAATCAGGATTGTAGAAGCAAGCGCTCTCCAGGGCTTTTGCTATTGACTCCAGGGTCTCTCCCGGGGTCCCCAGGATAAATGACGTTTCCGAAACAATCCCGGCACTGTGAATAATATCAAGAGCCCTTTTGGAGTCATCGGCAGCAATTCCTTTTTTGAAGAGGTCAAGAGTTTCCTGGGCAGCTGCCTCGATACCCACATAAATATGGATAATACCGGCACTTCTATATTTATTAATAATATCCTCATCGCGAACAATGTCATCAACCCGGGTCTCCAGCAAAAAAGAGACCCCCAGATTTTTGGCAATCAAAAGGTCAAGTAT contains the following coding sequences:
- a CDS encoding heparan-alpha-glucosaminide N-acetyltransferase yields the protein MKNNNTSGRVWELDFLRGIALILMVLFHLLYDLNEFYGYPVHYNTGVYFYIGKTAGILFIMISAISSAFSRNNFKRAVMFLGVGMLITLITHLYNPAYGIKYGILHLLGTSVLIYPLFKNLDKYILAVVGTVIIALGIYFDSTAVGNNYLFLFNLTDSQWVSADYYPMFPWLGVFFYGVCVQKLIYPDAGKSAAGVRISCVRPTLLSAMQARLDFIAFLGRHTLSVYLAHQPLLILLIGIWLKAAALV
- a CDS encoding sigma-70 family RNA polymerase sigma factor codes for the protein MQFLGIDLSDEELVLLAKAGDDRAFEALLLRYDALINNITRKFFIQGNESGDVLQIARIALWEAAQHFDPGRGLFRPFMGMVVKRRLQSAVRHSFSCTNLPCFRSCSLDAIIGDENDEQLYNRIGVEEDPLRNYDDSVFKCEFSKFIHNELSETEYRIVVEMLNRKNSKDIDKDRRGRISIYRDISRKLNIPEKGVDNAWQRVKRKYKSWYEDNFGGFPFEREG
- a CDS encoding THUMP domain-containing class I SAM-dependent RNA methyltransferase encodes the protein MSKIELIATATFGLEAVVAREVRNLGYPEVTVEDGRVTFTADEAAICRANLWLRSADRVLLKMGSFEAATFEELFQQTKALPWPEWLPVNANFPVNGKSIKSKLHSVPDCQAIVKKAVVEKMKEKYRRDWFDEDGPRYSIEVALLKDVATLTVDTSGAGLHKRGYRKLSSEAPLKETLAAGMINLARWFDDRIFMDPLCGSGTLPVEAALIGLNIAPGNQRSFDAQLWPAVPEKLWYEARTEAADLVKRDRKLRIIGTDIDEKVLSLARYHAQAAGVAEHIHFQRLPVSEVRTKSKYGYIVCNPPYGERLGEAKEVEALYREMGRVFGSLDTWSYYIITSYPRFEQLFGRKADKRRKLYNGRIECHYYQYFGPRPPRRVE